DNA sequence from the Desmodus rotundus isolate HL8 chromosome 4, HLdesRot8A.1, whole genome shotgun sequence genome:
CCACCCCATACCTTCTACCATGAGTCCTGATTTCCACCAGTGAAGTTTTTTGATGCTTTCTTTAATCATGTAACACCACCTATTGTCTaccctttttcctttccagttgTTAAATACACTAGGTATAAGTTTGTGTCTGTTAACGTACAAAGTTTTCTGCCTGTCCACTTTCGCCTTATTTGCACCCCTCACTTCTCTCCAGCCTGCCTTACCTTGCTTGCTTATGATTCCATAACCACTCACTTGGTGTAACCTGTAATATCCCTTGTCTGGAAGAGGCAGCATTCCATACAATGTGCTGCCTGAAAGGGAACAGTCAGGGAATGGGTTTTCCCACTATATTTTCCTATATGTCAAGTATGCAAGTCCTCTCTTAAACTACTTATTCTCCAGCACATTTCTCAAAATACTCCCAAGTGAACCTTAGTCCTTTAACAGATACCTTCACCTGTAGTGGTGGCATGAAGAACGGAGTGTGCAATAAGACTTTTCGAGACCTTGCCGGTACACTACGGGGTGCAGTCTCCACTGAAACTAGCTCATGAGAAGACCTTAAACTaaatgaggaggaagaaagatagAAGGATTAATTTGGAGCTAGTCCTTGTTGAAGgaattttgtaagttttaaaacaGCAAAGTGAGAGTCACAGAGGCCTTGCCTGGGAATTGGCCGGCTCGCTATCCATCTAGGTCCTAGGGGGCAGGAGGGATTTTAAAACCCCCTTTTCTAATCTCATTGTGTTAAAGTCTAAGTTGTTAAATATCTTGTTCCAGTAATTGCCTAAAATATTGGACATTATAATGTTGGGGAAACGTAAGCGTGTGGTATTGACAATTAAGGACAAGCTTGACATTATTAAGAAACTTGAGGAAGGCATCTCTTTCAAAAAACTTTCTGTGGTGTATGGAATTGGTGAATCCACAGTTCGggatattaaaaagaacaaagaaaggataATAAACTATGCAAATAGTTCAGATCCTACAAGTGGGGTATCCAAACGTAAATCTATGAAGTCATCAACATATGAGGAACTTGATAGAGTTATGATAGAGTGGTTTAACCAACAGAAAACAGATGGAATTCCAGTGTCTGGAACAATTTGTGCAAAGCAAGCTAAATTCTTTTTTGATGCTTTAGGGATGGAAGGTGATTTTAATGCATCGTCTGGCTGGCTAACTCGATTTAAGCAGCGCCATGGGATTCCCAAGGCTGCTGGTaaaggaacaaaattaaaaggagatGAAACTGCTGCCAGTGAATTTTGTGGTAACTTTCAGGAATTTGTTGAAAGAGAGAATCTACAACCAGAGCAGATTTATGGTGCTGATCAAACTGGATTGTTCTGGAAATGTTTACCACCCAGGACATTAGTTCTTGAAACTGAGCAAAGTACTTCTGGCTATAGGTCaagcagagagagaatcattATTATGTGTTGTGCAAATGCCACAGGTTTACACAAACTTAATCTCTGTGTTGTGGGAAAGGCAAAAAAACCCCGTGCATTCAAAGGAGCTGACCTTTCAAACCTTCCTGTCACTTACTTCAGTCAAAAAAGTGCATGGATAGAACATTCTGTTTTCAGACAGTGGTTTGAAAAGTACTTTGTGCCACAGGTACAGAAGCATTTGAAATCCAAGGGGCTTCTAGAAAAAGCAGTGCTTCTTTTGGATTTTCCTCCAGCACATCCAAATGAAGAATCGTTGAGTTCAGATGATGGCAGAATAATTGTCAAATATCTGCCACCAAATGTCACAAGTCTAATTCAACCTATGAGCCAGGGAATTCTAGCCACAGTAAAAAGATACTACCGAGCAGGGCTTCTCCAGAAATACATGGATGAAGGAATTGATCCAAAAATGTTCTGGAAGAACTTGACAGTGTTGGATGCAATTTATGAAGTATCAAGAGCATGGAACATGGTAAAATCAAGTACCATAACAAAAGCTTGGAAAAAACTTTTCCCTGGCAATGAAGAGAATTCAGGTATGAACATTGATGAAGGAGCCATTTTAGCAGCTAATTTGGCAACGGTTTTACAGAATACAGAAGACTGTGAACACGTTGACATTGAGAATATTGATCAGTGGTTTGACTCTCAGAGTAATAACTCAAGCTATCAGGTGCTAACTGACAGTGAAGGTGCTGAGGACCAGTCCAAGCCTGCTGAGCAAAGGCCTGCTAACAAGACTAGAAAAACAGAAGTGAATCCAGAGAAGCACATTAGCCATAAAGCAGCACTTGAATGGACTGAAAATTTACTGGATTATCTAGAACAACAAGATGACATGCTTCTGTCTGATAAACTAGTATTACGGAGGCTGCGAACgataataagaagaaaacagaagatccaaaataacaaaaatcattAATAGTGCTCTTAAGGGTTTCAGTGTATTTGAATCTTTGTGACTATCTGCAGCAGAACTTATCTTGCTTGAAAGTGCTATGGATTTCAAGgccaaatacattttataaataattttaggactagaTGCCATTCTGGATTACTTAAATTACTGCTCTTTAATGTCAATTCTAGTAAGTGAGCATTGACATGTAACTTGTCTGTCTTTGTTTCTAATCTGTATTATAGTAATTAGATCATAAGGTTCCTGAAGCCAGGGATCTTGTGTCTGTTTTGTGCCTGAATTTCATTGTGTCTAATAGACGACCATGCACACTGTAGGCAATCAATAAATctaaattaaattgatttttatgacTTTCTATGAACTTCAGTTTCCAAATTGAAATATGTTGGAAGTAACTTTCCATTTCCATGATTTTCCAACCTGCTGAAAATTTTAGAAGTCAGCAAAGATTATGCTTAAAGTATTTCACTGTGAAAGcagaaaactaaaggaaaacagtataaagCCTTAAATATAACATTCTATACTGACAGTATATGGCACTTAGCAATTCATATTGGCCATCTCTGAGTataatgaaggaagaagaaataggtTAAGATGTCCCTAGGGCTTAGACTTCACTTTTATTCTATCACCATAGCAGAAAGAATGCCATCTGTGTTCCAAAAAAGCAGATTTCAGTTCCCAAACCATTGCGATTAGAAGAAGTAAGGGAGGGTGAATTTTTATTATCTGTCATCTTGGTCTTTTATTAGTATAGATGTCAAcagtttttctctttaataaGCTATTTGATATTTATGTCACACTTTTAAGCTTATGTCATTTTTCTCTCAGCTTAGTTTTTTCTGTGAGAAATACTGAGAATATAAGCATCTGGTCTTTGTGGAACCGCCCCATGAGCAATAGGCTGACGTTAAACAACATGAGAAAGGCACCGCAGAGCTGCCATGTTAccgtgggcaagttacttaatctctgtaaaataggaatacctGTCCTGGAGAGGTtttgtgaggagtaaatgagttaatatatggaTTTCTAGTAACATGGGTTTAGATCAGGTCCTGACTCAGAATTAAGTCCTCTTTCAGTGTTAGCTACTGTACTGAGTTGCAGAGATTAGGAATTTCAGAAGTGTGCTGAACAGATCTAGTGTGTGACTCAACTGTGCTGTTGCTGCATTAGGAAAACTATTTAGAGATGGATGTGAAATCAAAGAGATACAAGTAGCTAGTTTCTGTTGAAATACAGTTATTTATTGCAGTGGAAAATGAAAGGTTAATTAAGTATCATTTCATGACCACCTACTGCTAGGTACAGTGTGGTATGCAGGTACGTGTAAGACATCCTAGGTTGAATTATAAAAAATGGGAATGGAATTGTAATTTCTTCGCTCCtgctaataaataaatagatattgaCTTTGTTCATAAAAGAGAATCTATGTTATTAATATTGGCATAATTCATTTAAGTTGTTACTTTTAAAGTAGATGAGGTAGCAGTAAGCAGGacacttgaaatattttatcagaCTAAACTAACACATGAATCAGTAGAAAATCAAAGCAAATGAAATGTCACAGGAGACCCTGGTCATAGTAATTAGCCCCAGCCATATAGAGGCACACCTCAGAGAtactgtgggtttgattccagaccaacacaataaagtgagttgtaatATAATGTTTTTGCCAGTGGAGGATTctgccttcagtttgtaaaaaatgcaaaatctgTGAAGCACAGTAAAATGAAGCTCAataaatgaggtatgcctgtatttaaATACTGCTTTGCTTTTCACagagttttttgctttttttcaaaaaattctcaAACTTCCTTCAGTCGTGACATTAAAGTGATTTGATGCAGTGTTTTATCACAAATGTAGTAAACTAATTCCATAATTGTAATACAGCCTTTCCTCACCCAGGTATTAtaatacatgaattatatgttctAGGAAGATGATTTGTGTTATCTTAGGTTACCCCATGCTCCTTTTATGTATCCTAGTTTGAGAAGCACAGAAATACTATGCTTTCACTTGACTTTGTACACTTTAAAGAAGGTATCTGCAAATTCTGGCAATTGGTTACCATTGATAAAAGTGCATTATTTTAGAGGATTTGAAAAACTAACAGATCTCAGACCAAATGGAAAGTATTTGGCAagtaagtacatttttaaaaaaatcgtaTAGTGGtatttactattttataattCAGTCTCAGAGTAATACAAAGGTTGATTGGGAAATTTTGAGTGCTCAGTAAATTTAGTGGAGTCAGCAGGACCCAGATCGGTAACCTCAGTCAATCTAAGCAGAATAACATAACGACACTCTTGTCCTGGGAGGATCATGGTGGGCTAAAAGGCAGAGCTGACGTGAAGCAGGACACAGCAACTTAGGTCATAGGCTCAGAGGCACTCTGCTTCCAGTGACGTGGCTAGAGCCCTACACAAAGTACTACAAATCAAAGCTAGGACCTGCCCTCCAAATTTAGCCCTCTTCAGGATGGGCTCTGTCCACTTACCATCTTAGTATTTTCACAAAGTTGACCtttctcatttaaatatatacttcttAAGCAATAATATCTGCAACATCACAGGTCTTGTGTGCCAATTCtggtattttttttgttaaagtaaatactaaattttgtttttacaacTTGACTATCTGTAACCTAAAATCTTGCGTACCTCACTGGCACACTTTGAGAAACAACAAGCAGGAGTAGGTGGTTGAAGGCTACCAGATTGCGGTACAAACACCAgcctctctgctttctccctaGATAATTTTGGCAGCTTTCTGGACTGCTCTGAATCTTGGGATCTTCAAATGTAAAGGGGTTGCAGGGCAAAGAGACACATTCCAAACATTTATAAACACCAATCATTACGCAACCCTCTGGCTATTCATTGAGAATCCTTGGTCTCCAGACTTGGCCTGGAGAATGAGTTACAACCCTTTAGAACAACTCTGAGCAGATCTCCAGGGGCCTTGGGCACCCATGTTGAGGTCTAGGGCACTGCTTCATCACTGGGGATGCTGTGTCTGTATGCATGAGAGAGCAGTACTGagtccacccccctcccccagccctgagcactccccgccccccagtcCCTAAGACTACAGTTTGTGCTGTCAGTGATCACAGAGGCCCATCCATtgaaaaaaagggggtgggggaagcaggtgGGGCCTATTCCACCTGCAGTTTGGGGTAACTGGGCTCAAAGAGCAATGGGTTCTTCCAGGAAGCTGAAGGCATACTTGTGAGATAATGAGCTCATATCTCAAAAGCAGAAATGCAAACTGCAAATGCAGTGGGGAAATGGGGGAGCAGACTTGCACCCAGTCACCAAGCAGCACCAGCAGTACTGGCAGCACTGTTCCCATCTAACTGATGTGTCCTGGTTTGCCCAGCAATGTCCTGGTTTCCATTGCTTGTCCCAAAGTGTTATAGTGCCCCTTTTACTCTCAGATGTTCCAGTTTAGCAGAGCAATTAACTGGTTTCCCTACCAGTGACCCAGAGAAGGGAGTTGATCTCAAATTCATACAGTCAGCAGGGccaaaaatggagtaaaaaatgcTTCTCCCAGACTCAGAAATGTGGCCTAGTGACCAAGGGCATGAGCTCCCTTCAGATAGTGAGCCTCCAAGGGCTAGTCTGCAATGTCGATCCTAGAGCCTAACACAGCACCCGTGTCCTCGACACAGGTGGGAAGACCCTTATTGAAATTTTGTCTCTCCTGGAGGACAATGAATGTTCCCAGTTCATGTGCTGAATGTtggctatgtgccaggcacagagctggTTGCTCTAcaagtctgtgtctattttgtgaCCCTCTACACCAGTCCTGTGAACTGTGGTACTTCACCCAATTCAGAGAGACCTCCAAAGGGAACTGGCAGAGACCTAACCAAACATTCTTGTCTGAGACAAGGACAGAGATCTCAGCCCTCATGTGAAGCTGTAGTCATCTTCTGCTGTCCCGTGGGCATCCAAGCTGTAGGAATCCATGAGGCCCTCAGCCAAGGCCTTCCTTAAAACCACTTTCAGCATTCAGAAATGTGCCGGGTGTAACTCCAGAGAATGCTTCCACCAGTGTTATTCCCCAGGCATCTGATATCACTGTAAATCCATCAGGCTCAGAAAATCCTTGAATGAAACTCCGTGCAACTGACAGGCACAGTCATTATGAAGGCATCTTTGTAGTTCCCTTCTGATCAAAACAtcaggcctggggctggagggcagaTCTAGCCTTGTCTCTACTAGTCACCAGGGTGGCCAACATCCTTTCCCCTTAGAAATCTCTTTGCTTGTGTGTggaagtgtggggtgggggaggcagtgcAGAGGAGGGGAGGTGGTGTTGCCAGAGTCCATCCTTGTTCCTGGTTCCTCCCTGTTTCTCCTCATCCAGGTTGCCTCAAGCCCCAAGCCTCCCTGGCTCACAGGCCCATGTCATGAATGTATTTGTTTAGCATAATATATTATGCGTGCATAATGAAATGTATAAGGCATCCTGTCTCTTACATTTGTGGCCAGCCAACCTAAAGATGGATATGATATTTAGTGTAGCTCCTGTATGGGAATTTAGTTATGATTTATGAATATCTCTAGAACTTTAAACATCCatctttggggatttttttcacAGCTAATCCGTAATGACATTATCAGCTATTACCACTGTAACTAATTAAATCTTAGGGGGATATGATGTATTAGAGTTACTATACAGATATTAAATCAGTGAGATTTTGGAAAattgaactttttcttttaagtcagaagaaaaaaattgtaagactCAGCCTCATTAACCTGTGAAGTAACCTTTGCAAAAAGTGCCTTTGTTGTCAAGGGAAATCTTAACAGCTATACTTGTAACCAAATTACATGTAAACTCTTTCAGGATGAATAGAAGTGATACCTAATTCTTTCCTACATTTCAGAATATGTTGACTTTCTGGAActtatttacaaagaaaacacaATTACCTTTAAGCCTAAAACAAGACCAAGTAAACTTAAGGCAAACAGTtcttctcatcatttttttaCATGTCATATAAcagaataaagttttaaaaacatcttctGTTATTTAATGAGAAATGTCTGAAGTCATGCACATAAATTTGAGATGACAGAGAAtccagacattttttttcttttttgctttaaaaattgacTTCAATAGTTCTGATAATTATGTGATCTAAGCCAAACTAAGATACTTTAAGCTATTTCAATATAGTAATTACAACATACACCTGACTCACAAagtatgattatatttttaaacattgttattGTGGGACAATATGTAGGGATagcatttccattttctgttAATCAGCTTTTGGGGGGCTTTTGCCAATTTACTTAAAAGATTTGGGGGAGTTTGTGTCCCCTCAgtgcatttctaaaaaaatatttcatttatttatttttagacagaggggaagggctgagagaaagagggagggaaacatcaatgtgtggttgcctctcatgtgctccctactggggacctggcctgcaacccaggcaagtgccctgactgggaattgaaccagcgatcctttggttcacaggccagcactcaatccactgagccacaccagccagggcctctcagTGTATTAAGAAGACATTTCACCTATAGCATATAAAATATCTCAATTACTTTTCTATACCACCAGAGAATGCAGGGATTTTTCATGTGCTGAACAGATATTCAGCACTATAAATGAGACTTGTCAGTTAAATTggcataatatataataaaaatgtttctaccGTGAGAAAAAACTACTGTGTTTTATTGATTCTAAAGAGACATATTTTAATACCTATGAAATCAGGATACTTCTTACAATCAATAACATCTTACAATTATAGATGATTATTTTATGTACCATTCAGAAAGCATTTTTGTCTTTCTATAGATGGTATGTAAAATAATGTCTTTTCAATTCTTtgcaatataataattttttttgtgtgtaaatctTGTCTTCCTTTTGAAAATAGAATTAGAAATAATGGTATATTTGAAAAGTTTACATATagtagatttatatttttaaaagcatagttACACATTACATACAAATATGTAAAAGTTAGATATTAAAAGTATAATCTAGCTTCAATACTCTTATTTCATAATACTATTAGTTGCTCATGCATACATGATACAGAGAGATGGGATCAGATCACTGGGGCAGAGTAGAAAGGGGCCATAGGAGGAATTTGCCAAAGCAATGGTAAACAGCCTGGGACAGGATTGGCTGAAAAGCTGAATGCCTCCATGtggagcacatggaattatgggccagaagatttaaaatagaaggaaggTAGAGACTGGCTCTTGGATTCTCTTCCTCGAGGTTGAGTGGTTGGATGATTGTGCTGTAgatgcctgcatttcccaaagggtGGTGTTTTcaatgggaaggaactctgggcacagcctaggatggggctggcctggcagagggtggcagggttttTCTTAGGGTGTTCTAGGgggaacaggctctgaggcagaagcctgccactCTTCCAAACTGTgcagcttttgtatcttatgttgtttgtAGACTAGTTCTACAGAAACTAGACAATTAAAAACTTAGAGGAggaatgataggggaactcaggtattaaagagtttagccttaattaaAAGGCTTAAGTAGTTAAAGCTGTAACTAACAACTTGAAGACTTTAGCCTTaattaattgataggcttaagtgactaatgaacatggaaagctgttattccaaaattgtgtaacttttgaataaagactcctttcctttatcaccaaattTTGGTTCTGGAATTTTacctagtgcaggggtgtcaaactcattttcaccaggggccacatcagcctcgaggttgctttcaaagggctgaataaatttcaactccttaactgttaaggaatagttatatttatacagccctaaaattattttgacgctttgaaggcagccatgaggctgatatggccccggtgaaaatgagtttgacacccctgacctagaggGTGGTGGCAGGCAACAGGACCCCACTTTCGGTTTGGTAACATACACATTTATGTTTTACTAATTTAGGAGAAAAAGTTATCCttttaattactgattttttaaagacatggtgatttatttaatttaaatatataaaataaattataaagctGTTAAATTGTTGCCAAATAATGGTTTTACTGTCCATACTTCTAAATTAATTGTATGTAATTTAATCTTGGTAAGAAGTTTTTAGATCATTCAAGAATagcatattttccttctttatatctTCTACCCATGTAATATGCCAtagtaggtttttatttttctataatttattcaGATTTCCCTCTTTTTGACCTAATATCCATTTTCTGTTCCTAGATCCCACTCAAGATAAAACATCACATTTAGTTTTCATATTCTGTAGACTCCTCTTGGCTGTAACAGTTTCTCAGATTTTACTTGTCTTTGATgactttgacagttttgaggagtactgaTCAAGTATTTTATAGAATGCCCCATTTcgtaattttttgttgttatttttgcatttcttgttTACTCTAACACCAAGTGATTGTGAAAGTGCTCTGATTAAAGAtagattttaagaaatgaaagcaggagaGCGAGAAAGATAAATTCTGCTGAGAATCTGGTAAGACTTCTCATTACTAGCACGGTGGAAGCCTGCCCTTGAGGAAATTAGTTGTGTTTGAGTTGGGATGGGGGGGATATGAGGAATGCACGTCATAGTCTAGTAACAGTAATATAATTTCAACATGAAGTTTATTAAAGGTGTAATTAGAAGTAACGGTCTAAAGTTTGGTAGGGCTTGGAGGGTTTTCTCTCTCCTGACACCAAACACCGGGTATCTTTTCCAACACCACTTCTCCAGCTCTGTCACCAGGAGGTAGCCTACAGTTCTGACACTACCCAGGTTACACCCTGCAGGTTCAAGGGCTCCATTCCACAAGACTGTCCTCACTTCATTTGCTGTCAGGTCCCCAGCTTACCCACGCTTCTGTCAGACTTGGCTACAAAGTCAGGTCTTGCCACAGTCTCCCTCCCCAGTTTGTTACAAAGGACACAAATGAACTGTCAGATGTACCTATACATAGGGCGAGGTCCAGAGGATCGATCCTGAGCACAGGAGCTGCTGTCCGTGTGGAGTTGGGTGTGCCACCGTCCTGGCGCATGGATATGTTTGGCAACCTGGAAGCTCCCCGATCCCTGTTGTTTAGAGTTTTTTAATGTGGGCATGATTGATTGAATTACTGTGTCATTGATGATTAACTTAATCTCTAGCCCCTTTTCCTCCGCAGAGGCCAGTAGGGGGGAGGGGAACTGAAAGTACTAAGCTTCTAATCAAAGCAACCAGCCCCAACCTGAAGGAGCCCAGCAAGAGTCATCTCATTAGAAAAATTATCACCCTTATCACTGGAAGTTTCAAGATaacctagagaaaaaaaaaatggagaagacaTAGTCAGTGGAGAAGCAAAAgtgtaaatatttgaagaagaatAAGAGAGGGGAATTGAAACACAGAGAGAGGTGCACAGGTCCCTGTCCTTTGAGGGAGAATCTTGAAGGAGGATGTACCTACCCCTTAGATGCAGGGGTGGGCaacccatgggctgcatgcagcccaggatggctatgaatgcggcccaacacaaaatcgtaaatttacttcaagcctttatttttgctcatcagtttttgttagtgtgtgtgtatttaatgtgtggcccaagacaactcttctttttctagtgcagcccagagatgccgaaaggtGGAACACCCCTGACTGGCATCATCTTCACCTGCTTTGCCAATGCTCTTATCTGGTGTGTGCACGAATAGCAGAGCTGTGATAAAAGCAAGTTATTCACAAACACTGCAAGGGTTGCTGGGAGATTGTTTAGCTTCCTGTTTCTAAGCTTCTGTATTCCAGTTAAGCCAGTTTATTCTCATCTTGGGCACTATCTGACACTCTGAACCTAGAT
Encoded proteins:
- the TIGD2 gene encoding tigger transposable element-derived protein 2; its protein translation is MLGKRKRVVLTIKDKLDIIKKLEEGISFKKLSVVYGIGESTVRDIKKNKERIINYANSSDPTSGVSKRKSMKSSTYEELDRVMIEWFNQQKTDGIPVSGTICAKQAKFFFDALGMEGDFNASSGWLTRFKQRHGIPKAAGKGTKLKGDETAASEFCGNFQEFVERENLQPEQIYGADQTGLFWKCLPPRTLVLETEQSTSGYRSSRERIIIMCCANATGLHKLNLCVVGKAKKPRAFKGADLSNLPVTYFSQKSAWIEHSVFRQWFEKYFVPQVQKHLKSKGLLEKAVLLLDFPPAHPNEESLSSDDGRIIVKYLPPNVTSLIQPMSQGILATVKRYYRAGLLQKYMDEGIDPKMFWKNLTVLDAIYEVSRAWNMVKSSTITKAWKKLFPGNEENSGMNIDEGAILAANLATVLQNTEDCEHVDIENIDQWFDSQSNNSSYQVLTDSEGAEDQSKPAEQRPANKTRKTEVNPEKHISHKAALEWTENLLDYLEQQDDMLLSDKLVLRRLRTIIRRKQKIQNNKNH